GAATTAGATGGAAGATCAATTGTTAAGAAGTGTTTTCGTAATGGTGTGGCTGTCAAATACCctaatttgagagaaaattttacATGACTACTGTAAGATCTTCCTTGCTTTAGGAATGTTgcttagttaaaaaaaaaaatagtaaagcTAATGGAGATGGTAATGGATGAGtgagaaaagggaaaaacatgGAATAAGAAATGAATGGATCTTGAGGGCTCAAGGTAAGCAACATTTGAGGACAAGATGAGGCTAAATTTGCCCATGATGGTTTGTGTAAAAGAGTCTAACAAGAGAGTCAATGAAGCATGATTTAGTTCAAGTTTGAAGGTGTTTAAAGGATGTTAAGGAGACCAAAGAAGACTTGGGTCTAGATAGTGAGAAAAAACATGAtgtctttaatttatttgagGGAGCAATGCAATTTCTCATGCAATCTAGCTAAGCTTTAGGGCTTTGTTGTTAGTTTACTACAAttgctttaatatttttaattcttctcATTTCATCAGGCCATTTGGACTAAACAATTTGGTGCTAATGAGCAACATTAGTCCATGTAAATGAGTCTTTACTCATTGATCTCAAATACGCTAGTGTTGGAACTTCCAAGCACTGTTTTGGTTTTGGGAATAGGTTTGAAGAggataacattatttttaatcgGCAATCACATATACCCTAGATCTATATATAGGAGTGCTTGATTTTGTGGACGTTGACTTCGAAGATTTCCTAGGGTGAGTGAATCATTATGGCATGGTGTTATCTAAAGTATCTATAGGATGCACTTTAACAAATGGTATATGTAATGAGGATGGATCTCTaagatatatattaaaaatgataattagtattagttgcaattaagaaataatagtattagtttgaattaaattagaattagcATTTATAGGAGTCAAATTAGGAGTAACTAATTAAGTTATTGgagaattagaattagagttATAATAGGTTATTAAAATCCTAGTAgattttggatttcttagagaaacctataaataaggctaattaatGTAAGCCAAAGTATTAATTGGTGATtaataatattacatttttttgcATGCTTAACAAttttcaatggtgagactcctagaaggcttTAGTGTGACTCTAGCGTTTCAATCCATTTTTGttcttatcttctttttctatatttttattttattttatttcgcTGCCATAAGCTTTGTCCCTCATTCCTCTCTTCAAACCCTAAAAGATAAATCTTAGCCCACCTATTTGATTATAGGCTACCATCCtgtagggttgtcctacatcaatatGCCAACATTGTCAACATTGTGGTTATGTCGCTGCCATTGCAAAGCACTCACAGTTTCATGAACTCCTAAATTGTTCATCTTTGCAATAAGTGATGGTTCTATGATTCTCTTTTAGGAGGACATTTGGTTAGGTAATCAACCTCAAAGGATTCTCTATTCCTAGCTCTATCTCGAGCATAGTTTAAAATCGTGGTATCGGTCATTGACTCGGGAGGTCCTGAGGCACATAGGTCTCGGTATCGGGTGATACgcaaaaaatctaatttaagagctcaaaataattttaaaaaattatgaaaattattaaaaagttaaatacaaataactagagtaaaaaattaataaaataaacttctattgtattaaaattattcaaattataataaaagcatacttttagaatgatttataataatattaaaaatctctaaaaatattttaatttaatcacttgataataaatgtttcttattgaagatgaaaataataaaaagtaattttttttataaaaaattgtttaaattaaatattttgaattttttttaaatatttttaattattaaaaaattaaaaccatgattcatctttaaaaaaataaatataattttttttataaaatatattcattaattttaatttttatataaatattcatttcctatttatttgatataattctaatattcattattcatttttatcattataattttcatcaaattatttaaaatccaaatCCCCACCAAATACTCATTATctacttaaaaaaaacaaatacatactatttaaaattcaaatcctCATCTATACCCATAACCCTCAACTGTCAGTCAAACACCCATCACTTTCTCCTCTAAACCCATGAGTCTCAAGCAGTTCCTTCGCAAGCCCGCTTTCTCTCTTCTCCCACTTCTATTAGCCACCTCATCGTTGTTCTTCGTCAACAACAGCGGTGCCGGAGTCCAGCGACTCTGCCTCCTCCTCATGTCGCTCAATTCCATCTCCGGCGGGAACTTGGGGGATCCGAACAAGCAGGCGTGCTTCTTCGACCTTGTCGATGACTCCAAGATGCAGGGTTATAACTCTCTGTAatctgtatttttcattttcgtgGGTTTTAATCCTCTCATCTTCTCCACCATTTCTACTCCACTGAGTTTGTTCACAAGCTAACAAAATATCCAACTCGGGTATCGGTTTTGGTACCGGCCATGGTCAAGGCGGATATGACTCGACCGAGTCGTACCGGTATCGACCGAGATTTTGAACCCTGATCTTGAGGGCCTGGGACACTCCTATCTCTCATATCTTTATCAGTCTCAATCTTCTTATTGATTAGACTCTGACCTTCACCAAAGATTGAAGGCCTTTCCATTCTTTGGCTCTCCTTGCATCAGGCTACCTCTCCATTGTTTTTAGATGAGAAGCCTTGGACCTTGGGTCCCGTAAGGTCTCTCTTTTCCTCTCCATTGTTCTTCTATGCCTTTTCTAAGAGTGTTCCTTTTGCCTTTTCTTGGGTAAACTTTACCTGGAAGTCTAAAGTTCAGCTCAGAGTCAGAGCCCTTGCATGGTTAATGAGTTGAAAAATGGTTAATACCAATTCTCTGTCACATATTAAGGGGCCTTCATAGATCTTAATCCCAAGTGCTGTATCCTAGGCACAAATAGCAGTGAAACAGTGgatcatcttttcttttattatcctGTGGCTTTTGCATCATGGAGCGGGAAGATGGGGACTTGTCTTAGGTCCTTCCTATGGTATTTTAAGTAGATTTGTGGATTGTTGGATTGAAATTTTACTTAGGCTCTCAAATTGCTAAATACCCTTGAGATGCAACTCTtctttttaactaaaaaatccTTCTAATAATTGCACTAACGTACAATAAATTAGGGTTAATTTCACTTAGACCCCCCGAGCTTTAGTGTAAATCCAACTAACTAATATTGGTTTCAAATTTTGTCAGTTAGcacttttataaatttattctgtctataatttatttcttagatTTTAGGTAGGTAGTAGTATATTTAACagttctctaaaaaataaattttatttttgaaaacataaattttatatatgaaataataggGATGCTAACTAACAAAATTCCAAACCAACAGTGGCTTAGCGGATTTACACTAAATCTCAAGAGGTATGAATGAAATCACCCCAATAAGTTATGAGTGTGTTTGTTTTGACACTGCATAAGTTTTTCATACCTAGGAGGGACCTTCTAGTTTTTCATATACAGAAAGGATGAAAACCAAATCAGAAGAACATGATAGAAATTGTCCTTGATATAATTTTATCCATTTCATTTCATTGCATTAGATTCCAGTAATAGACACAAACTACACAGCTGTTTTCAggatgattgattttttttccccttacgAAGTTTTTACTAGGTTAGAAACATGGTTAGGTTgttatatattggattttgtgcTTGTTGATTATAAGCATTATGATTTTTTACAATCTCTTATAAAATCTGCTTGAATAGGCTTTGGATCTTGGGAGAGGTGCAAACCCTAAAGGTTATATGGTAGAGGAGATCTGGCAGGAACTTGCAAAAGCAAAATACATGGAGTGGGAGCACGAATCTACCAAGCGCTCATGGGAACTGCAAACTTTGAAGTATGAGCTCATTTGTAAAATGTATATACGTTTTTCTATTAGCTTCTTCATTATACTTGTATCTGCTTGTGTTCAGGGAAGCCTGTGAGACTGCTCTTAAAGAAAAACATCTATTTGATAGTTCTGAACTGGAAGGCTTCTTAGATGAGATTCCTAGATCCAATTTGGAACAGTTAGAGGCTCTAGACCGAGTGTTCAGAATAGCTGCAGAAGCTGACATGCCAACTGATGTGAGTACTGTAGCTCCTTTAACATTCCCTTGCCCcttcctttttaaattaaatgctACCTTATTTTCTTCTAGAGAAACTGAATGAAGATTTTCAGGTTCCGGACTACCTATGCTGTAAAATTACACTTGATATTTTCCGCGACCCTGTCATTGCTCCAAGTGGGCTTACATATGAGAGAGAAGTGCTTCTTGACCATCTGGAGAAGGTTACATTTGATTTTAACTTTGCATGCTCAAATCTGTAGATTTCCCATAATTTCATTGGCACATTTGTGATAATCTCCAACTTTATGATAATCTAGGTGGGCAAATTTGATCCAATTACCCGAGAGCCACTTAGTCAATCTCAGCTAGTATCCAATCTGGCCATAAAGGAAGCAGTCCAAGCATTTCTAGACGAGCATGGATGGGCTTATAAAACAGATTGAAACTCTGTTGCCTGACAGGGAAATCGACAATTTTTGTGGTAACTAATTATCAATCTCTGATCAAGGCTGAGTATCTCTTTGCTTTGGTGTGTCGATGGTCTTCTCATCATCTCCTTT
Above is a genomic segment from Vitis riparia cultivar Riparia Gloire de Montpellier isolate 1030 chromosome 7, EGFV_Vit.rip_1.0, whole genome shotgun sequence containing:
- the LOC117919064 gene encoding E3 ubiquitin-protein ligase CHIP isoform X2, whose translation is MATLTSRRVVSLPQSMLILSNWTRVEEDCRRAIQLDSNSVKAHYMLGLALLQREEYAEGVKELEKALDLGRGANPKGYMVEEIWQELAKAKYMEWEHESTKRSWELQTLKEACETALKEKHLFDSSELEGFLDEIPRSNLEQLEALDRVFRIAAEADMPTDVPDYLCCKITLDIFRDPVIAPSGLTYEREVLLDHLEKVGKFDPITREPLSQSQLVSNLAIKEAVQAFLDEHGWAYKTD
- the LOC117919064 gene encoding E3 ubiquitin-protein ligase CHIP isoform X1, which gives rise to MSPTAAKQAEQLRLDGNTYFKKGRFAAAIDAYTEAITLCPNVPIYWTNRALGHRKRNNWTRVEEDCRRAIQLDSNSVKAHYMLGLALLQREEYAEGVKELEKALDLGRGANPKGYMVEEIWQELAKAKYMEWEHESTKRSWELQTLKEACETALKEKHLFDSSELEGFLDEIPRSNLEQLEALDRVFRIAAEADMPTDVPDYLCCKITLDIFRDPVIAPSGLTYEREVLLDHLEKVGKFDPITREPLSQSQLVSNLAIKEAVQAFLDEHGWAYKTD